The DNA window cagcagcagcagcgacatcAGCACTCGGGCACAATACCCAAGCAGCTGCGTCATCAAagcaggcaaaggcaaatggccatggccatggcggCCGCTGGTGGCGCATCGACGTCTGCTGAggctgcagcggctgcggctgcagctgatCCGAATCGAAGTCgcaaagcaattttaacaACCAGGCCCATGGCAATGACTGGAGTTGTTTACAGGCATCCGCATCCGCAGCGTGCGGTGCTCACATATCCCAAGCCAAGCAAACGCACTACAGTGAatgcaacgacaacagcaacaggcacaGCAGGTggcaagacaacaacaacaacaacaacgacaacgacaacagcagcagcaacagcagctggcaaaactggcaaaaaagcagcgcataaaaaacgAACGGCCAAGACGGCAGGAGCGGCAGCTGGGAAGGGCGTGGTGGTCAATAGCGTTGATGACTATTTGGCCACTGGCATGGGCTGGCGCAAAAAGTGTCTCTATTCAATTGTTGTGCTCTTAGCGCTGCTCGTGGCCACAAATCTGGTGCTTACGCTTTGGATACTCAAAGTGATGAATTTCACAATTGTAAGTAACAaactttgcaacaaattgcagcttaaacgttttaaatttgctgttaCTTGCAGCATGGCATGGGTCTGCTCAAGATTGTGCCTGGTGGGATACAGCTAAATGGCCAAGCCGTGTTCATGGACATGCTGCGCGCCTCCACAATACGCTCGCGTCCAGGACATCCCTTAAAAATAGGTAATCATATATATCGAAATCTTTAGCTAGCCATAAATCAAGCGACTGAGCCTATCGCGCAAGTCAAATCTGCCGGCGCCATTTATTTGTACCCATAtctaagctaatttaatttttgtcagctttacatttatttcgACTGTTACTTCTCTCGCAGAGTCCGCACGTAACTTCACCATCAATACACGCGACGATGATGGCAAACTTACAAATCGAATATTCTTGGGTCACGATAGATTCGAATGTTTGGCCAAGCAATTTCGCATCAATGACACAAACGGTCGCACTCTATTCGCCGTGAATCGCAGTCGCGTCACTGTCGGCGCCCACTCGTTGCGCATTGAAGGTGAAGGCGGCGCCAGTTTTCGTGGATCCGTTCA is part of the Drosophila busckii strain San Diego stock center, stock number 13000-0081.31 chromosome X, ASM1175060v1, whole genome shotgun sequence genome and encodes:
- the LOC108605758 gene encoding delta-sarcoglycan, giving the protein MLPVVKEDDVNQIRTATLEMTTVVNSSGAGAAAQRAVLRHPQQQQQRHQHSGTIPKQLRHQSRQRQMAMAMAAAGGASTSAEAAAAAAAADPNRSRKAILTTRPMAMTGVVYRHPHPQRAVLTYPKPSKRTTVNATTTATGTAGGKTTTTTTTTTTTAAATAAGKTGKKAAHKKRTAKTAGAAAGKGVVVNSVDDYLATGMGWRKKCLYSIVVLLALLVATNLVLTLWILKVMNFTIHGMGLLKIVPGGIQLNGQAVFMDMLRASTIRSRPGHPLKIESARNFTINTRDDDGKLTNRIFLGHDRFECLAKQFRINDTNGRTLFAVNRSRVTVGAHSLRIEGEGGASFRGSVQTRHVRAEAAHALILDSPTREMSITAAKDITVMARGGGMEMWSLRDLTMKAHDGSLRFETSKIFMPNLRTAQPSILGPSQPRDHNHRVFQLCACGNGKLFLAAPHSICAGDDLSVCR